One region of Thunnus thynnus chromosome 14, fThuThy2.1, whole genome shotgun sequence genomic DNA includes:
- the LOC137197543 gene encoding uncharacterized protein has protein sequence VHKHSHTSSQDQDCQKQTAVVLLNSNGKTCQGSGGISVTTLCTDALPASKHTKQRDWLSLLRPSSVNIRPNGSLRFSVSLNDVGQRVDSLCRGLHFIDRTCSEGELELKPEPAQPPGSDRRAHTLNGKLVAAPAHQNPNPAFSTHAHPHLVPSFTNNYKYMLGVPPSNFLPPDSAVTAPPPPLSNTHLHPHHHHHSPSSNFLRLLLPFSRSSTSASLQCSELGSYASHLHITKSSSALLAGSESGFAPDDLLGDDDVFEEEQPHPARKGTSQLATPSTSTVAGALLAPLCYMDEDSDLDCCPSPLSEKTGPLSPYSLSGDCCRWVTFWMV, from the coding sequence GTTCACAAACACTCTCACACCAGCAGTCAGGATCAGGACTGTCAGAAGCAGACGGCTGTGGTACTTTTGAATTCTAACGGTAAAACCTGCCAAGGTTCAGGAGGTATTTCAGTGACCACCCTCTGCACAGACGCCCTACCAGCCTCCAAACACACCAAACAACGAGACTGGCTCTCTCTGCTCCGCCCTTCCTCTGTCAACATCCGCCCCAACGGCTCCCTCAGGTTTTCAGTGTCTCTGAACGATGTGGGCCAGCGTGTGGACAGTCTCTGTCGCGGTCTGCACTTTATAGATCGCACCTGCTCTGAGGGAGAGCTGGAGCTGAAGCCCGAGCCCGCTCAGCCGCCCGGCTCAGATCGAAGGGCGCACACGCTAAACGGCAAGCTGGTTGCGGCACCTGCACACCAGAACCCAAACCCAGCCTTCTCGACACACGCCCACCCCCACCTCGTCCCCTCCTTCACTAACAACTACAAATACATGTTGGGCGTACCTCCCAGTAATTTTCTCCCACCTGATTCTGCTGTtactgcccctcctcctcctctttccaaCACCCACCTCCACcctcatcaccaccatcactcCCCGAGCTCCAACTTCCTCCGTCTTCTCCTCCCCTTCTCTCGATCCTCTACCTCGGCCAGCCTGCAGTGCTCTGAGCTGGGCAGCTACGCCTCCCACCTCCACATCACCAAGTCCTCCAGCGCCCTGCTGGCTGGCAGTGAGTCAGGGTTTGCCCCTGACGACCTACTGGGAGATGATGATGTGTTTGAGGAGGAACAGCCCCATCCAGCTCGAAAGGGAACAAGCCAGCTGGCAACCCCAAGTACAAGCACTGTGGCAGGTGCTCTTCTAGCCCCCCTGTGCTATATGGATGAGGACAGCGACCTGGACTGCTGCCCGTCCCCTTTGTCA